From a single Stigmatopora nigra isolate UIUO_SnigA chromosome 21, RoL_Snig_1.1, whole genome shotgun sequence genomic region:
- the col22a1 gene encoding collagen alpha-1(XXII) chain isoform X2, producing MEFRPGFRIMLVLVILAVTYFGEHVNAQRAGCKNVHYDLAFILDTSSSVGKENFEKIRQWVANLVESFDVAPDKTRVAVVRYSDRPTTEFYLGRYRTEEEVKQAARNIRYLGGNTMTGDAISYTTNNIFSEQNGARPAARGIQKVAILLTDGRSQDYVLEPSKAAARAGVRIFAVGIGEALKVELEEIAAEPKNAHVFHVTDFNAIDKIRGRLRRRLCENVLCPNMKVQADRFQTESSSHGLQQVPGFDLMEYFNVRDILGTRLDEGQSAYVRLGTMPIVQQTEDVFPQGLPDEYAFVTTFKFRKTSRREDWYLWQIFDKYGIPQVSIRLDGENKAVEYNAVGLTRDAVRTVFKNSEVDNLFDRNWHKIALSVEAKSVSLYLDCKHIQTLPIGDREDIDIQGKTVIGKRLYDSVPIDFDLQRMVIYCDSKHAELETCCDLPNGPCPKKVVTEAPPLAIPTPTPTTVEQQRGPHANCSCPAGDKGEDGAPGREGQKGQKGEAGLRGTTGLTGLTGLRGEKGESGRAISGRGERGEKGDRGSIGLTGAPGLKGEKGVAGSSGFDGLSGVKGDKGEAGVTGNAGLPGLMGEKGVQGDSGYPGSPGPKGVAGGEGKRGEKGTTGSSGERGLDGFPGKPGIQGHDGLRGEAGLPGTSGVKGDKGERGLRGLPGDVFQKEGLKGVKGELGLPGLPGADGPPGPPGPPGRQGIPGEPGEFGQRGKKGESGLPGVDGLPGPIGPQGPPGTHGNNGNTGPPGLPGEIGFSGKPGEPGKPGLSGKDGLDGLPGNDGNLGPRGERGTDGFPGKAGPKGDDGPPGPRGPPGERGLAGPPGVAGVAGARGERGNPGDRGQEGAIGPKGETGDKGEVGARGLPGIPGNVANVIPEPGEPGEPGQKGDKGEQGQTGEMGPRGLPGEQGFKGPPGLAGAKGETGLQGMAGRIGDPGPPGVAGPQGPRGLPGNVGIPGINGPPGPAGDRGDKGESGKPGQAGQRGPTGEPGSIGPPGPTGKGKDGLTGEPGPRGNEGPPGPKGPPGSRGEPGLPGDRGSPGEGKIGSQGPPGNNGDPGAPGLRGLPGITGPDGPPGHNGLQGRPGEKGSPGEPGKAADLADIKLKDICSDCPPGPSGPAGLPGLPGDKGQHGPPGKDGQDGYQGAPGLPGPQGPPGADGGKGLKGDQGTSGMPGEKGEKGNPGPSGHPGPAGMMGVAGNDGQPGPPGPQGPTGEKGKEGLKGIQGPPGLPGLMGPAGKIGKDGLQGESGEPGKQGEPGPLGNPGLRGLPGFKGHRGEPGPPGSQGEDGKPGALGRDGKPGKEGPKGLPGPEGLVGARGEPGKQGEPGPSGKAGLPGTPGVRGERGEAGNPGLPGFSGPKGPPGPPGPVGPEGKQGMLGRVGDRGIKGDKGDSGIKGDKGQSGEPGIPGNTGPPGRKGHTGMMGMSGPPGEIGAAGPQGPSGNPGIPGPRGESVSMEQMRRLIQEELSKQLDAKMAYLMAQMQPAHVKSSAGRPGPPGPMGKDGLPGRPGQLGEPGIPGLNGGEGSRGPMGPKGERGTKGDKGDNGVGDRGEQGPPGAIGPAGIPGYGKDGSPGQAGAQGEPGNPGPHGAPGPPGPPGQCDPSQCAYYASLANRPHTKNVKGT from the exons ATGGAATTCCGACCAGGTTTCAGGATTATGTTGGTCTTGGTCATCTTGGCAGTGACTTATTTTGGGGAGCATGTAAACGCACAAAGGGCAG gcTGCAAAAACGTCCACTACGATCTGGCATTCATCTTGGATACTTCATCAAGTGTGGGCAAGGAGAACTTTGAGAAGATCAGGCAATGGGTGGCTAACTTGGTAGAGTCTTTTGACGTTGCTCCAGACAAGACCAGAGTTGCCGTGGTTCGTTACAGCGACCGGCCCACCACCGAGTTCTACCTCGGAAGATACCGGACCGAGGAGGAAGTCAAACAAGCCGCCAGGAATATACGCTACCTCGGAGGGAATACTATGACCGGAGACGCCATCAGCTACACTACCAACAACATCTTTTCCGAGCAAAATGGAGCGAGACCAGCGGCTCGGGGGATCCAGAAAGTGGCCATCTTACTGACAGATGGCCGAAGTCAGGATTACGTGTTGGAGCCGTCTAAGGCGGCGGCCCGGGCTGGCGTCCGGATATTCGCCGTGGGGATCGGAGAGGCCCTCAAAGTGGAGCTGGAGGAGATTGCGGCAGAGCCAAAGAACGCCCACGTCTTCCATGTGACCGACTTTAACGCCATTGATAAGATCAGGGGCCGACTTAGGAGGAGGTTGTGTGAAA ATGTCCTCTGTCCAAACATGAAAGTCCAAGCAGATCGTTTTCAAACTGAAAGCAGTAGTCACGGCCTTCAACAAGTTCCAG GCTTTGATCTGATGGAGTACTTTAATGTCCGAGATATTTTGGGTACCAGACTTGACGAGGGTCAAAGTGCGTATGTGCGTCTTGGCACCATGCCCATTGTACAGCAGACTGA AGACGTATTCCCTCAGGGGTTGCCAGACGAATACGCCTTTGTGACAACGTTTAAATTCCGGAAAACCTCCAGACGAGAAGATTGGTACCTTTGGcagatttttgacaaatatggcaTCCCACAG GTGTCCATCAGGCTGGACGGCGAGAACAAAGCGGTGGAATACAACGCCGTAGGCTTAACCCGCGATGCCGTCCGTACCGTGTTCAAGAACTCGGAAGTGGACAACCTATTCGACCGCAACTGGCACAAGATCGCTTTGAGTGTGGAGGCCAAGTCGGTCTCTCTCTATCTGGACTGCAAACATATCCAGACGCTACCCATTGGCGACCGGGAGGATATCGATATCCAAGGAAAGACAGTCATCGGGAAGCGATTGTACGACAGTGTGCCCATTGAC TTTGACCTCCAGAGGATGGTTATCTACTGCGACTCCAAACATGCCGAGCTGGAGACGTGCTGCGATTTACCCAATGGCCCT TGCCCAAAGAAAGTTGTGACTGAAGCACCCCCTTTAGCCATCCCCACTCCGACACCCACCACAGTGGAACAACAGAGGGGCCCCCACGCCAATTGCTCCTGCCCTGCCGGAGACAAG GGAGAGGATGGCGCACCTGGCCGTGAAGGTCAAAAAGGCCAAAAG GGGGAAGCCGGCCTTCGCGGTACCACCGGCTTGACCGGCCTGACTGGCCTAAGGGGAGAAAAAGGAGAAAGT GGCAGAGCCATCTCAGGTAGAGGTGAGAGAGGTGAGAAG GGTGATAGAGGCAGTATTGGGCTGACAGGTGCCCCAGGACTTAAAGGAGAGAAG GGTGTCGCTGGCAGTTCTGGTTTCGATGGTTTATCTGGAGTCAAAGGCGACAAA GGAGAGGCTGGGGTTACTGGAAATGCAGGATTGCCTGGACTGATGGGGGAAAAG GGCGTTCAAGGTGATTCGGGATATCCGGGATCTCCAGGTCCTAAAGGTGTTGCT ggtggCGAAGGAAAACGAGGTGAAAAAGGAACAACAGGCTCAAGT ggAGAACGTGGCTTGGACGGCTTCCCTGGGAAGCCCGGCATTCAGGGCCATGAT GGCTTGAGAGGAGAAGCTGGCTTACCCGGGACCTCTGGAGTAAAAGGTGACAAG GGGGAGCGAGGACTTCGTGGTTTACCTGGTGATGTG TTTCAAAAAGAAGGTTTAAAGGGAGTAAAG GGGGAGCTTGGCCTCCCGGGGCTTCCAGGGGCCGACGGCCCACCCGGACCACCT GGACCTCCCGGACGTCAAGGAATACCAGGAGAGCCTGGAGAGTTTGGCCAACGG GGAAAGAAAGGTGAAAGCGGATTGCCTGGAGTGGATGGTCTCCCCGGACCTATT GGTCCGCAGGGTCCACCCGGGACTCACGGAAACAATGGCAACACTGGCCCACCT GGCCTGCCAGGTGAAATTGGATTTTCTGGCAAACCTGGCGAGCCTGGAAAGCCT GGTCTTTCTGGTAAAGATGGGCTGGATGGCCTTCCAGGAAATGACGGCAATTTG GGTCCTCGAGGAGAACGTGGAACAGATGGTTTTCCTGGCAAAGCTGGACCAAAA GGAGATGATGGGCCTCCTGGACCAAGAGGACCTCCAGGGGAGAGA GGATTGGCTGGCCCTCCTGGTGTAGCTGGTGTTGCTGGAGCAAGAGGGGAAAGAGGAAATCCT GGTGATCGCGGTCAAGAAGGAGCCATTGGCCCAAAAGGTGAAACGGGCGACAAG ggAGAAGTAGGGGCCAGAGGACTGCCCGGAATACCTGGAAat gtAGCAAATGTCATCCCTGAGCCGGGTGAACCT gGAGAACCAGGACAAAAAGGAGATAAAGGAGAACAAGGACAAACTGGAGAAATG GGCCCGAGAGGATTACCTGGCGAGCAAGGCTTTAAGGGTCCACCTGGACTAGCG GGCGCAAAAGGAGAAACGGGACTTCAGGGAATGGCGGGACGAATTGGGGACCCA GGGCCTCCTGGCGTAGCGGGTCCTCAAGGGCCTCGCGGGCTACCGGGCAATGTG GGCATTCCGGGTATCAATGGGCCTCCTGGGCCGGCTGGAGACAGAGGAGACAAG ggTGAGTCAGGCAAACCAGGTCAAGCAGGTCAACGAGGACCAACCGGAGAGCCCGGTTCCATCGGACCACCAGGACCAACAGGGAAGGGAAAAGATGGACTAACT GGAGAACCCGGACCACGTGGAAATGAGGGACCCCCAGGGCCCAAG ggtccACCAGGGTCAAGAGGAGAGCCTGGATTACCGGGTGACAGGGGGTCCCCAGGGGAAGGGAAAATAGGATCTCAG GGCCCTCCTGGTAATAATGGGGATCCCGGAGCACCT ggctTGAGGGGCTTGCCTGGCATCACCGGTCCTGATGGGCCACCGGGACACAAC GGACTACAAGGAAGGCCAGGGGAGAAGGGATCACCTGGAGAGCCT ggaaaagcAGCAGACCTTGCCGACATAAAGCTCAAG gACATCTGCTCAGATTGTCCACCTGGTCCCTCTGGACCAGCAGGTCTTCCAGGACTCccaggagacaaaggacaacatGGTCCTCCTGGAAAAGATGGTCAAGATGGCTACCAA GGTGCCCCAGGACTACCAGGACCACAAGGACCACCTGGAGCTGACGGAGGAAAG GGACTTAAAGGTGACCAAGGAACTTCTGGTATGCCaggagaaaaaggagaaaaa GGGAACCCTGGACCTTCGGGTCATCCTGGTCCTGCTGGAATGATGGGTGTGGCG ggtaATGATGGACAACCTGGTCCACCTGGTCCCCAAGGGCCTACTGGAGAAAAG GGCAAAGAGGGGCTTAAAGGGATCCAGGGTCCTCCAGGTCTACCTGGTTTGATG GGTCCTGCTGGAAAAATAGGAAAAGATGGCCTACAGGGAGAGTCAGGAGAACCC GGCAAACAAGGTGAACCTGGACCACTTGGAAACCCTGGGCTAAGGGGTCTCCCA GGTTTCAAGGGCCACAGAGGAGAACCCGGACCCCCCGGGTCACAG GGAGAAGATGGAAAACCTGGAGCACTTGGACGAGATGGCAAACCTGGGAAGGAG GGTCCAAAAGGGCTTCCGGGACCAGAAGGACTCGTCGGAGCAAGAGGAGAGCCG GGAAAGCAGGGTGAACCGGGCCCGTCGGGTAAAGCAGGTCTCCCAGGAACTCCA GGTGTGAGAGGGGAAAGAGGAGAGGCTGGAAATCCAGGATTACCAGGTTTCAGTGGGCCTAAAGGACCTCCG GGTCCACCTGGTCCAGTTGGCCCAGAAGGAAAACAG ggaATGCTAGGCCGAGTAGGAGACCGGGGCATAAAGGGGGACAAA GGTGACTCTGGCAttaaaggagacaaaggacaatcaGGAGAGCCAGGAATTCCTGGAAATACAGGTCCACCTGGCCGAAAGGGCCATACTGGGATGATGGGTATGTCAGGACCACCAGGGGAAATTGGTGCTGCTGGGCCACAAGGGCCTTCTGGGAACCCTGGAATTCCGGGCCCAAGG GGGGAGTCTGTATCGATGGAGCAGATGAGAAGACTCATCCAGGAGGAACTGTCAAAACAACTGGATG CCAAGATGGCTTACCTCATGGCCCAGATGCAACCAGCCCACGTTAAGAGTTCGGCAGGACGACCAGGACCACCCGGCCCTATGGGTAAAGACGGGCTTCCCGGACGACCCGGCCAACTGGGCGAACCGGGCATACCTGGATTGAATGGAGGCGAAGGATCTAGGGGACCCATGGGTCCTAAAG GTGAAAGAGGTACTAAAGGTGACAAAGGAGATAATGGAGTTGGTGACAGAGGAGAGCAAGGTCCTCCAGGGGCAATCG GTCCAGCTGGTATTCCTGGTTATGGCAAAGATGGAAGCCCTGGACAAGCTGGAGCTCAAGGGGAGCCAGGTAACCCCGGACCCCACGGCGCCCCCGGCCCTCCAGGACCTCCTGGTCAATGTGACCCATCCCAATGCGCTTACTACGCCAGCCTTGCCAATAGACCTCACACCAAAAATGTCAAGGGaacttaa
- the col22a1 gene encoding collagen alpha-1(XXII) chain isoform X1: MEFRPGFRIMLVLVILAVTYFGEHVNAQRAGCKNVHYDLAFILDTSSSVGKENFEKIRQWVANLVESFDVAPDKTRVAVVRYSDRPTTEFYLGRYRTEEEVKQAARNIRYLGGNTMTGDAISYTTNNIFSEQNGARPAARGIQKVAILLTDGRSQDYVLEPSKAAARAGVRIFAVGIGEALKVELEEIAAEPKNAHVFHVTDFNAIDKIRGRLRRRLCENVLCPNMKVQADRFQTESSSHGLQQVPGFDLMEYFNVRDILGTRLDEGQSAYVRLGTMPIVQQTEDVFPQGLPDEYAFVTTFKFRKTSRREDWYLWQIFDKYGIPQVSIRLDGENKAVEYNAVGLTRDAVRTVFKNSEVDNLFDRNWHKIALSVEAKSVSLYLDCKHIQTLPIGDREDIDIQGKTVIGKRLYDSVPIDFDLQRMVIYCDSKHAELETCCDLPNGPCPKKVVTEAPPLAIPTPTPTTVEQQRGPHANCSCPAGDKGEAGVTGNAGLPGLMGEKGVQGDSGYPGSPGPKGVAGGEGKRGEKGTTGSSGERGLDGFPGKPGIQGHDGLRGEAGLPGTSGVKGDKGERGLRGLPGDVFQKEGLKGVKGELGLPGLPGADGPPGPPGPPGRQGIPGEPGEFGQRGKKGESGLPGVDGLPGPIGPQGPPGTHGNNGNTGPPGLPGEIGFSGKPGEPGKPGLSGKDGLDGLPGNDGNLGPRGERGTDGFPGKAGPKGDDGPPGPRGPPGERGLAGPPGVAGVAGARGERGNPGDRGQEGAIGPKGETGDKGEVGARGLPGIPGNVANVIPEPGEPGEPGQKGDKGEQGQTGEMGPRGLPGEQGFKGPPGLAGAKGETGLQGMAGRIGDPGPPGVAGPQGPRGLPGNVGIPGINGPPGPAGDRGDKGESGKPGQAGQRGPTGEPGSIGPPGPTGKGKDGLTGEPGPRGNEGPPGPKGPPGSRGEPGLPGDRGSPGEGKIGSQGPPGNNGDPGAPGLRGLPGITGPDGPPGHNGLQGRPGEKGSPGEPGKAADLADIKLKDICSDCPPGPSGPAGLPGLPGDKGQHGPPGKDGQDGYQGAPGLPGPQGPPGADGGKGLKGDQGTSGMPGEKGEKGNPGPSGHPGPAGMMGVAGNDGQPGPPGPQGPTGEKGKEGLKGIQGPPGLPGLMGPAGKIGKDGLQGESGEPGKQGEPGPLGNPGLRGLPGFKGHRGEPGPPGSQGEDGKPGALGRDGKPGKEGPKGLPGPEGLVGARGEPGKQGEPGPSGKAGLPGTPGVRGERGEAGNPGLPGFSGPKGPPGPPGPVGPEGKQGMLGRVGDRGIKGDKGDSGIKGDKGQSGEPGIPGNTGPPGRKGHTGMMGMSGPPGEIGAAGPQGPSGNPGIPGPRGESVSMEQMRRLIQEELSKQLDAKMAYLMAQMQPAHVKSSAGRPGPPGPMGKDGLPGRPGQLGEPGIPGLNGGEGSRGPMGPKGERGTKGDKGDNGVGDRGEQGPPGAIGPAGIPGYGKDGSPGQAGAQGEPGNPGPHGAPGPPGPPGQCDPSQCAYYASLANRPHTKNVKGT; the protein is encoded by the exons ATGGAATTCCGACCAGGTTTCAGGATTATGTTGGTCTTGGTCATCTTGGCAGTGACTTATTTTGGGGAGCATGTAAACGCACAAAGGGCAG gcTGCAAAAACGTCCACTACGATCTGGCATTCATCTTGGATACTTCATCAAGTGTGGGCAAGGAGAACTTTGAGAAGATCAGGCAATGGGTGGCTAACTTGGTAGAGTCTTTTGACGTTGCTCCAGACAAGACCAGAGTTGCCGTGGTTCGTTACAGCGACCGGCCCACCACCGAGTTCTACCTCGGAAGATACCGGACCGAGGAGGAAGTCAAACAAGCCGCCAGGAATATACGCTACCTCGGAGGGAATACTATGACCGGAGACGCCATCAGCTACACTACCAACAACATCTTTTCCGAGCAAAATGGAGCGAGACCAGCGGCTCGGGGGATCCAGAAAGTGGCCATCTTACTGACAGATGGCCGAAGTCAGGATTACGTGTTGGAGCCGTCTAAGGCGGCGGCCCGGGCTGGCGTCCGGATATTCGCCGTGGGGATCGGAGAGGCCCTCAAAGTGGAGCTGGAGGAGATTGCGGCAGAGCCAAAGAACGCCCACGTCTTCCATGTGACCGACTTTAACGCCATTGATAAGATCAGGGGCCGACTTAGGAGGAGGTTGTGTGAAA ATGTCCTCTGTCCAAACATGAAAGTCCAAGCAGATCGTTTTCAAACTGAAAGCAGTAGTCACGGCCTTCAACAAGTTCCAG GCTTTGATCTGATGGAGTACTTTAATGTCCGAGATATTTTGGGTACCAGACTTGACGAGGGTCAAAGTGCGTATGTGCGTCTTGGCACCATGCCCATTGTACAGCAGACTGA AGACGTATTCCCTCAGGGGTTGCCAGACGAATACGCCTTTGTGACAACGTTTAAATTCCGGAAAACCTCCAGACGAGAAGATTGGTACCTTTGGcagatttttgacaaatatggcaTCCCACAG GTGTCCATCAGGCTGGACGGCGAGAACAAAGCGGTGGAATACAACGCCGTAGGCTTAACCCGCGATGCCGTCCGTACCGTGTTCAAGAACTCGGAAGTGGACAACCTATTCGACCGCAACTGGCACAAGATCGCTTTGAGTGTGGAGGCCAAGTCGGTCTCTCTCTATCTGGACTGCAAACATATCCAGACGCTACCCATTGGCGACCGGGAGGATATCGATATCCAAGGAAAGACAGTCATCGGGAAGCGATTGTACGACAGTGTGCCCATTGAC TTTGACCTCCAGAGGATGGTTATCTACTGCGACTCCAAACATGCCGAGCTGGAGACGTGCTGCGATTTACCCAATGGCCCT TGCCCAAAGAAAGTTGTGACTGAAGCACCCCCTTTAGCCATCCCCACTCCGACACCCACCACAGTGGAACAACAGAGGGGCCCCCACGCCAATTGCTCCTGCCCTGCCGGAGACAAG GGAGAGGCTGGGGTTACTGGAAATGCAGGATTGCCTGGACTGATGGGGGAAAAG GGCGTTCAAGGTGATTCGGGATATCCGGGATCTCCAGGTCCTAAAGGTGTTGCT ggtggCGAAGGAAAACGAGGTGAAAAAGGAACAACAGGCTCAAGT ggAGAACGTGGCTTGGACGGCTTCCCTGGGAAGCCCGGCATTCAGGGCCATGAT GGCTTGAGAGGAGAAGCTGGCTTACCCGGGACCTCTGGAGTAAAAGGTGACAAG GGGGAGCGAGGACTTCGTGGTTTACCTGGTGATGTG TTTCAAAAAGAAGGTTTAAAGGGAGTAAAG GGGGAGCTTGGCCTCCCGGGGCTTCCAGGGGCCGACGGCCCACCCGGACCACCT GGACCTCCCGGACGTCAAGGAATACCAGGAGAGCCTGGAGAGTTTGGCCAACGG GGAAAGAAAGGTGAAAGCGGATTGCCTGGAGTGGATGGTCTCCCCGGACCTATT GGTCCGCAGGGTCCACCCGGGACTCACGGAAACAATGGCAACACTGGCCCACCT GGCCTGCCAGGTGAAATTGGATTTTCTGGCAAACCTGGCGAGCCTGGAAAGCCT GGTCTTTCTGGTAAAGATGGGCTGGATGGCCTTCCAGGAAATGACGGCAATTTG GGTCCTCGAGGAGAACGTGGAACAGATGGTTTTCCTGGCAAAGCTGGACCAAAA GGAGATGATGGGCCTCCTGGACCAAGAGGACCTCCAGGGGAGAGA GGATTGGCTGGCCCTCCTGGTGTAGCTGGTGTTGCTGGAGCAAGAGGGGAAAGAGGAAATCCT GGTGATCGCGGTCAAGAAGGAGCCATTGGCCCAAAAGGTGAAACGGGCGACAAG ggAGAAGTAGGGGCCAGAGGACTGCCCGGAATACCTGGAAat gtAGCAAATGTCATCCCTGAGCCGGGTGAACCT gGAGAACCAGGACAAAAAGGAGATAAAGGAGAACAAGGACAAACTGGAGAAATG GGCCCGAGAGGATTACCTGGCGAGCAAGGCTTTAAGGGTCCACCTGGACTAGCG GGCGCAAAAGGAGAAACGGGACTTCAGGGAATGGCGGGACGAATTGGGGACCCA GGGCCTCCTGGCGTAGCGGGTCCTCAAGGGCCTCGCGGGCTACCGGGCAATGTG GGCATTCCGGGTATCAATGGGCCTCCTGGGCCGGCTGGAGACAGAGGAGACAAG ggTGAGTCAGGCAAACCAGGTCAAGCAGGTCAACGAGGACCAACCGGAGAGCCCGGTTCCATCGGACCACCAGGACCAACAGGGAAGGGAAAAGATGGACTAACT GGAGAACCCGGACCACGTGGAAATGAGGGACCCCCAGGGCCCAAG ggtccACCAGGGTCAAGAGGAGAGCCTGGATTACCGGGTGACAGGGGGTCCCCAGGGGAAGGGAAAATAGGATCTCAG GGCCCTCCTGGTAATAATGGGGATCCCGGAGCACCT ggctTGAGGGGCTTGCCTGGCATCACCGGTCCTGATGGGCCACCGGGACACAAC GGACTACAAGGAAGGCCAGGGGAGAAGGGATCACCTGGAGAGCCT ggaaaagcAGCAGACCTTGCCGACATAAAGCTCAAG gACATCTGCTCAGATTGTCCACCTGGTCCCTCTGGACCAGCAGGTCTTCCAGGACTCccaggagacaaaggacaacatGGTCCTCCTGGAAAAGATGGTCAAGATGGCTACCAA GGTGCCCCAGGACTACCAGGACCACAAGGACCACCTGGAGCTGACGGAGGAAAG GGACTTAAAGGTGACCAAGGAACTTCTGGTATGCCaggagaaaaaggagaaaaa GGGAACCCTGGACCTTCGGGTCATCCTGGTCCTGCTGGAATGATGGGTGTGGCG ggtaATGATGGACAACCTGGTCCACCTGGTCCCCAAGGGCCTACTGGAGAAAAG GGCAAAGAGGGGCTTAAAGGGATCCAGGGTCCTCCAGGTCTACCTGGTTTGATG GGTCCTGCTGGAAAAATAGGAAAAGATGGCCTACAGGGAGAGTCAGGAGAACCC GGCAAACAAGGTGAACCTGGACCACTTGGAAACCCTGGGCTAAGGGGTCTCCCA GGTTTCAAGGGCCACAGAGGAGAACCCGGACCCCCCGGGTCACAG GGAGAAGATGGAAAACCTGGAGCACTTGGACGAGATGGCAAACCTGGGAAGGAG GGTCCAAAAGGGCTTCCGGGACCAGAAGGACTCGTCGGAGCAAGAGGAGAGCCG GGAAAGCAGGGTGAACCGGGCCCGTCGGGTAAAGCAGGTCTCCCAGGAACTCCA GGTGTGAGAGGGGAAAGAGGAGAGGCTGGAAATCCAGGATTACCAGGTTTCAGTGGGCCTAAAGGACCTCCG GGTCCACCTGGTCCAGTTGGCCCAGAAGGAAAACAG ggaATGCTAGGCCGAGTAGGAGACCGGGGCATAAAGGGGGACAAA GGTGACTCTGGCAttaaaggagacaaaggacaatcaGGAGAGCCAGGAATTCCTGGAAATACAGGTCCACCTGGCCGAAAGGGCCATACTGGGATGATGGGTATGTCAGGACCACCAGGGGAAATTGGTGCTGCTGGGCCACAAGGGCCTTCTGGGAACCCTGGAATTCCGGGCCCAAGG GGGGAGTCTGTATCGATGGAGCAGATGAGAAGACTCATCCAGGAGGAACTGTCAAAACAACTGGATG CCAAGATGGCTTACCTCATGGCCCAGATGCAACCAGCCCACGTTAAGAGTTCGGCAGGACGACCAGGACCACCCGGCCCTATGGGTAAAGACGGGCTTCCCGGACGACCCGGCCAACTGGGCGAACCGGGCATACCTGGATTGAATGGAGGCGAAGGATCTAGGGGACCCATGGGTCCTAAAG GTGAAAGAGGTACTAAAGGTGACAAAGGAGATAATGGAGTTGGTGACAGAGGAGAGCAAGGTCCTCCAGGGGCAATCG GTCCAGCTGGTATTCCTGGTTATGGCAAAGATGGAAGCCCTGGACAAGCTGGAGCTCAAGGGGAGCCAGGTAACCCCGGACCCCACGGCGCCCCCGGCCCTCCAGGACCTCCTGGTCAATGTGACCCATCCCAATGCGCTTACTACGCCAGCCTTGCCAATAGACCTCACACCAAAAATGTCAAGGGaacttaa